The following are encoded in a window of Carassius auratus strain Wakin chromosome 6, ASM336829v1, whole genome shotgun sequence genomic DNA:
- the abcc6a gene encoding multidrug resistance-associated protein 1, which produces MDTLCSLSGLDPLWDWNQTWYTHNPELSNCFQNTVLVWAPCIYLWVLSPFYCLHLYCHGRGPLPLSSLCSAKLLLGFFLASFGFVEFFYILLERRQEIQQHLVFLLSPVIRSLTVVLAVCLIHWERVRGCRSSVFLFFFWLLGVVCSLIPLHAKVQLAADQGLSPDIVRYLAFFSYFALQLAQLFLSCFADRAPSGKAILKNPCPVQDASFLSKILFWWFSGLLFKGYRSPLQAEDLWSLREEDTSEKIISDLEEEWTAERTKLQQQENPLNTSIALESRLPEQAQFLRKIQKEQSSGFCLLRTLARSFGPYFLTGTLCLIVHDAFMFSVPQVLSLLLGFMKDEDAPLWKGYFFATLMFLLSCLQSIFNHQYTYTCFTVGMRVKTAVMGLVYRKSLVVNSAARRTCTVGEIVNLVSADTQKLMDFVVYFNAVWLAPIEVTLCLFFLWQHLGPSALAGIATVIFIFPLNGFIARKRSKLQEIQMKYMDGRVKLMNEILNGIKILKFYAWEKAFLEQVLGYREKELKTLKKSQILYSVSIASFNSSSFLIAFAMFGVYVLIDDKNVLDAQKIFVSMAIINILKTPLSQLPFAMSTTMQALVSLKRLGKFLCQDELKPDNVTRESFKSDVDGVVFENGTFSWSKDGPPCLKRISVKVPCGSLVAVVGHVGSGKSSLLSAMLGETEKRSGTVSVKGSIAYVPQQAWIQNASLQDNILFGREKKESWYQRVLEACALLPDLDNLPAGDATEIGEKGLNLSGGQKQRVSLARAVYRKADVYLLDDPLSAVDAHVGQHIFNKVIGPRGILRDKTRVLVTHGMSFLPQADLILVLVDGEISERGSYQELLNRNGAFADFIHTFASSERKECFSEASQRGSKRLSVRLSVTEYMPFSRDLSQEQLISGDTNSISIEPLPDSDEDHIQEDLGKLTKADKARIGRVKLEMYIEYFHTIGLPLIVSIVFLYAFQQAASLSYNYWLSLWADQPVINGTQLNTDLKLGVYGALGFAQGIAIFGTTVAISLGCIIASRHLHLELLNNVLHSPMSFFETTPSGNLFNRFAKEIDAIDNMIPDGLKMMLGYFFKLMEVCIIVLMATPFAAVIILPMAFLYGFIQSFYVATSCQLRRLESVSRSPIYTHLNETVQGASVIRAFNEQSRFIMGVNHKVDHNQTAYFPRFVATRWLGVNLEFLGNGIVLAASILSVMSKGTLSPGMVGLAVSHSLQVTGFLSWIVRSWTDVENNIVSVERVKEYADTPKEAAWSIEGSSLPPSWPQKGTIEFKDYGLQYRKGLELALKGISVHIKEREKIGIVGRTGAGKSSLALGIFRILEAAKGQIYIDGINIAEIGLHDLRSRITIIPQDPVLFSGSLRMNLDPFDAYTDEEVWNALELAHLKHFVSELPDKLNHECSEGGENLSLGQRQLVCLARALLRKTKILVLDEATAALDLETDTLIQSTIRSQFEDCAVLTIAHRLNTIMDYTKVIVMDKGHVVEMDSPSNLIAKRGQFYYMCREAGLL; this is translated from the exons GTGTTAGCCGTGTGCCTGATTCATTGGGAGAGAGTGCGAGGATGCCGTTCCTCTGTTTTCCTGTTCTTCTTCTGGTTGTTGGGCGTGGTCTGTTCCCTGATTCCGCTTCATGCAAAGGTCCAGCTGGCTGCGGATCAG GGTCTCTCTCCGGATATTGTGCGGTATTTGGCCTTTTTCTCATACTTTGCCCTGCAGTTGGCGCAACTCTTCCTCAGCTGTTTTGCAGACCGGGCACCCTCAGGCAAAGCCATCCTCAAG AATCCATGTCCTGTTCAAGATGCATCATTCTTGTCCAAGATCCTCTTCTGGTGGTTCAGCGG GTTACTTTTCAAGGGATATCGTTCTCCTCTGCAAGCAGAAGATCTGTGGAGTCTGAGGGAAGAGGATACATCTGAGAAAATAATATCTGACCTGGAAGAGGAATGGACAGCAGAGCGCACCAAGTTACAGCA GCAGGAGAACCCACTAAACACCAGTATTGCCTTGGAATCTCGACTACCAGAGCAGGCCCAGTTTCTCAGGAAGATTCAGAAGGAGCAGAGTTCAGGATTCTGTCTCTTACGGACACTTGCGCGCAGCTTCGGACCCTACTTCCTAACAGGGACGCTGTGCCTCATTGTCCACGACGCCTTCATGTTTTCAGTTCCACAGGTTCTAAG tctgttgTTAGGCTTTATGAAGGATGAGGATGCTCCGCTGTGGAAGGGCTATTTCTTTGCCACTCTAATGTTCCTCCTGTCCTGCCTGCAGTCCATCTTCAACCACCAGTACACATATACCTGCTTTACTGTGGGCATGAGGGTTAAAACAGCTGTCATGGGCCTGGTCTACAGAAAG TCTCTTGTCGTGAACAGCGCAGCACGCAGAACATGCACAGTTGGGGAGATTGTCAATCTGGTCTCTGCTGATACCCAGAAGCTGATGGACTTTGTGGTGTATTTCAACGCAGTGTGGTTGGCACCCATTGAGGTCACACTCTGTCTCTTCTTTCTTTGGCAG CATTTAGGACCATCTGCGCTTGCAGGCATTGCCACTGTGATCTTCATTTTCCCTCTGAACGGATTCATTGCAAGGAAGAGAAGCAAACTCCAG GAGATACAAATGAAGTACATGGATGGACGGGTCAAGTTAATGAATGAGATTCTGAATGGTATCAAGATTTTGAAGTTCTATGCATGGGAAAAGGCTTTTCTGGAGCAGGTCTTGGGATACAGAGAGAAGGAGCTTAAAACTCTGAAGAAATCACAGATCTTATACTCCGTGTCTATTGCCTCTTTCAACTCCTCATCATTCCTG ATTGCTTTTGCCATGTTTGGTGTCTATGTACTCATTGATGATAAGAATGTTCTGGATGCTCAGAAAATCTTTGTATCAATGGCTATCATCAACATACTGAAAACTCCACTAAGCCAACTTCCTTTCGCCATGAGCACAACCATGCAG GCTCTCGTCTCTTTAAAGCGTCTGGGGAAGTTTCTTTGTCAAGATGAACTCAAACCAGACAATGTGACAAGGGAATCCTTTAAATCTG ATGTGGACGGTGTAGTGTTTGAGAATGGAACCTTCAGCTGGTCTAAGGATGGCCCCCCGTGTCTAAAAAG gatcAGCGTTAAAGTTCCCTGTGGTTCACTGGTTGCTGTTGTCGGCCATGTTGGCAGTGGGAAATCCTCGCTGCTTTCTGCCATGCTTGGGGAGACTGAAAAAAGAAGCGGGACAGTCTCAGTCAAG GGCTCAATTGCCTACGTTCCCCAGCAAGCTTGGATCCAAAATGCCAGTCTGCAGGACAACATTCTTTTTGGACgagaaaaaaaggaaagctgGTATCAGCGGGTGTTGGAAGCCTGTGCCCTGCTGCCAGATCTGGACAATCTGCCTGCAGGAGACGCCACTGAGATCGGAGAGAAG GGTTTAAATTTGTCTGGCGGACAGAAACAGAGGGTGAGCCTGGCGCGTGCTGTTTACAGGAAAGCTGACGTGTACCTTCTTGATGACCCCCTGTCTGCGGTGGATGCACATGTTGGTCAGCACATCTTCAACAAAGTCATTGGACCCAGAGGCATACTGAGAGACAAG acaCGGGTTTTGGTGACCCATGGAATGAGCTTCCTGCCTCAGGCCGATTTGATTCTTGTTCTGGTGGATGGGGAGATCAGTGAGCGAGGTTCCTATCAAGAACTTCTGAACCGGAATGGTGCTTTTGCTGATTTTATCCACACCTTTGCCAGCTCTGAAAGGAAAGAGTGCTTCTCGGAGGCTTCCCAGAGAG GCTCCAAAAGACTGTCTGTAAGATTGAGTGTTACTGAATACATGCCATTTTCCAGGGATCTGTCCCAAGAGCAGCTTATCAG TGGTGACACCAACAGTATTTCAATTGAGCCGCTGCCCGATTCTGATGAGGACCACATCCAAGAAGACCTGGGCAAACTGACTAAGGCTGATAAAGCACGAATTGGCAGA GTGAAACTTGAGATGTACATTGAATACTTCCACACTATTGGTTTGCCTTTGATAGTTTCCATTGTATTCCTGTATGCCTTCCAACAAGCAGCATCTCTGTCTTATAATTACTGGTTAAGCTTGTGGGCTGATCAGCCTGTCATCAACGGCACTCAATTAAACACAGATCTGAAACTGGGAGTCTATGGAGCTCTCGGCTTTGCTCAAG gaaTTGCCATATTTGGTACCACGGTGGCCATCTCATTAGGGTGCATAATCGCCTCCCGCCATCTCCACTTGGAACTTCTAAACAACGTGCTTCACTCCCCTATGTCGTTCTTTGAGACCACTCCCAGTGGCAACCTCTTCAATCGTTTTGCTAAAGAGATAGACGCCATAGACAATATGATCCCTGATGGGCTGAAAATGATGCTAGGTTACTTCTTCAAACTGATGGAAGTCTGCATCATCGTGTTGATGGCCACTCCTTTTGCAGCCGTCATCATCCTTCCTATGGCATTCCTTTATGGTTTCATACAG AGTTTCTATGTGGCCACATCCTGCCAGCTGCGGCGGTTGGAGTCAGTGAGTCGCTCTCCCATCTACACGCATTTAAACGAGACAGTACAGGGTGCCAGCGTCATCCGGGCGTTCAATGAGCAGTCCCGCTTCATCATGGGTGTCAATCACAAGGTGGATCACAACCAAACGGCTTACTTTCCCCGTTTTGTAGCCACAAG GTGGCTGGGTGTGAATTTGGAGTTTCTGGGTAATGGCATTGTCCTGGCTGCTTCTATTCTCTCTGTGATGTCAAAAGGAACCCTGAGCCCTGGGATGGTCGGTCTGGCCGTGTCTCATTCACTTCAG gtgACGGGTTTCCTTAGCTGGATTGTAAGGTCATGGACAGATGTAGAGAACAACATTGTTTCAGTTGAGAGAGTGAAAGAATATGCAGACACTCCAAAAGAA gcagCTTGGAGCATAGAGGGAAGCTCTTTACCGCCATCTTGGCCTCAAAAAGGGACCATCGAATTTAAGGATTATGGCCTTCAGTACCGTAAAGGCCTGGAGTTGGCCCTGAAGGGCATCTCTGTTCACATCAAAGAGCGGGAGAAG ATTGGTATTGTGGGAAGAACCGGTGCTGGAAAATCATCTTTGGCTCTTGGAATTTTCCGGATCTTGGAAGCAGCAAAAGGACAGATCTACATCGATGGAATCAATATTGCAGAGATCGGGCTTCACGATCTGAGATCCCGCATCACCATCATTCCACAA GACCCAGTGCTGTTTTCAGGATCTCTCCGCATGAACCTAGACCCCTTCGATGCCTATACTGACGAGGAAGTGTGGAATGCCTTGGAACTGGCTCACCTAAAACATTTTGTGTCTGAACTGCCAGATAAACTCAATCATGAGTGTTCAGAAGGAGGAGAAAATCTCAG TCTTGGTCAGAGGCAGCTGGTGTGTCTAGCAAGAGCTCTTCTCAGAAAGACAAAAATTTTGGTGCTGGATGAGGCCACAGCTGCATTGGACCTGGAGACAGACACCCTGATCCAGTCTACCATCCGCAGCCAGTTTGAGGACTGTGCTGTTCTTACCATCGCACACCGCCTCAACACCATTATGGATTACACAAA ggTGATTGTTATGGATAAAGGACATGTCGTCGAGATGGATTCGCCCAGTAACCTTATTGCAAAAAGAGGCCAGTTTTACTACATGTGCAGGGAAGCTGGGCTCTTGTAA